In Penaeus chinensis breed Huanghai No. 1 chromosome 26, ASM1920278v2, whole genome shotgun sequence, a single genomic region encodes these proteins:
- the LOC125038985 gene encoding uncharacterized protein LOC125038985: protein MNKVNYLKKRLEHEEVKTRVEDNGKILASLRHKLDSNRRKLNRLEDEQQHKGTRLEELKSQAVMLEEELTRLSSSNSRITSHVNQQNAMTRRRLQALKDNSKEPMITVEEYLKLNTQVQVLEKEVKRWSKKADTLRC from the exons ATGAACAAG GTTAACTATCTCAAGAAACGTTTGGAACATGAAGAGGTGAAGACACGTGTGGAGGACAACGGCAAGATCCTCGCTTCACTCAGACACAAACTAG ACAGTAACCGACGGAAACTAAACCGCCTGGAGGACGAGCAACAGCATAAAGGGACTCGCCTGGAGGAACTGAAGAGCCAAGCAGTCATGCTCGAGGAGGAACTTACGCGCCTCTCGTCCAGCAACTCGAGGATCACTTCCCACGTCAACCAGCAAAACGCCATGACGCGCAGGAGACTTCAGGCTCTCAAAGACAATAGCAAAGAACCG ATGATCACAGTGGAGGAGTACTTGAAGTTGAACACCCAAGTTCAAGTGCTTGAAAAGGAAGTCAAAAGATGGAGTAAAAAGGCCGATACTTTACGCTGTTAA
- the LOC125039091 gene encoding uncharacterized protein LOC125039091, with amino-acid sequence MSLAQRSLTFGIQENVPKKKVAGDERKRLGVIQPSAQKQSRLLLSANGGLRVHSPSRGKKRKNDENSCLMKPKRVDGIFEDPVQPAKKQKTYASIAVQTDDSAPVAILTPRTPVASQSSSEPSAASKTDAKSKCSTLDMLTCDTPPPEYWESMAEKRREALEETLEENHKLHEENASLHKEVTVLKEENKLLEEMVEEAKGLAEMVQELTGQAESEAAAEDSSSDIQTEDM; translated from the exons ATGTCTCTTGCTCAGCGCAGTCTCACGTTCGGAATCCAGGAAAATGTCCCCAAGAAAAAG GTGGCGGGCGACGAGCGCAAGAGACTGGGCGTTATTCAGCCCAGCGCACAGAAGCAGTCGCGCCTTTTGCTCTCTGCCAATGGCGGCTTGCGAGTCCATTCGCCAagcagagggaagaagagaaagaa TGACGAGAACAGCTGCCTGATGAAGCCGAAGCGGGTCGACGGCATCTTCGAGGACCCCGTGCAGCCCGCCAAGAAGCAGAAGACCTACGCGTCCATCGCCGTGCAGACCGACGACAGCGCCCCCGTCGCCATCCTCACGCCCAGAACGCCAGTCGCGTCCCAGTCTTCCTCGGAACCCAGTGCTGCCTCGAAGACGGATGCCAAGTCTAAATGCAGTACACTTGATATGCTCACATGTG ACACGCCTCCTCCCGAATATTGGGAGAGCATGGCGGAGAAGCGGCGGGAGGCCCTGGAGGAGACGCTCGAAGAGAACCACAAACTTCACGAAGAAAACGCCTCGTTACACAAGGAGGTCACGGTCTTAAAAGAAGAGAATAAGCTGCTCGAAGAGATGGTGGAAGAGGCGAAGGGCCTGGCGGAGATGGTACAG GAACTCACGGGACAAGCAGAGTCTGAGGCGGCCGCAGAGGATTCCTCCAGTGACATACAGACGGAAGATATGTAA